In a genomic window of Anomalospiza imberbis isolate Cuckoo-Finch-1a 21T00152 chromosome 5, ASM3175350v1, whole genome shotgun sequence:
- the NT5DC3 gene encoding 5'-nucleotidase domain-containing protein 3 isoform X2, whose protein sequence is MQTSMKSLFLLLLWELVPSIMSNMLNPDAIFSNNEMSLSDIEIYGFDYDYTLVFYSKHLHTLIFNAARDLLINEHRYPAEIRKYDYDPNFAIRGLHYDVHRALLMKIDAFHYIQLGTVYRGLSVVPDEEVIAMYDGSHVPLEQMSDFYGKSSQGNTMKQFMDIFSLPEMTLLSCVNEYFLKNNIDYEPVHLYKDVKDSIRDVHIKGIMYRAIEADIEKYICYAEQTRAVLAKLADHGKKMFLITNSPSSFVDKGMKFIVGKDWRDLFDVVIVQAEKPNFFNDKRRPFRKVNERGVLLWDKIHKLQKGQIYKQGNLYEFLKLTGWRGSKVLYFGDHIYSDLADLTLKHGWRTGAIIPELRSEIKIMNTEKYIQTMTWLQTLTGLLEHMQVHRDPDSQMILEEWKKERKEMREMNRNFFNAQFGSIFRTDENPTYFLRRLSRFADIYMASLSCLLNYEPDYTFYPRRTPLQHELPGWSDQLCTGTFRIPFLQETVQIK, encoded by the exons AGTTGGTTCCTTCAATTATGAGTAACATGCTGAATCCAGATGCTATTTTTTCAAACAATGAAATGAGCCTGTCAGACATTGAAATTTATGGGTTTGATTATGACTACACCTTGGTCTTTTATTCTAAACATCTGCACACGCTCATATTCAATGCTGCTCGAGATCTTCTTATTAATGAGCATCGG TATCCTGCAGAAATAAGGAAGTATGATTATGATCCCAATTTTGCCATCAGAGGTCTTCATTATGATGTGCACCGG GCATTATTAATGAAGATCGATGCTTTTCATTATATTCAACTGGGAACAGTTTACAG aggCCTCAGTGTTGTCCCAGATGAAGAAGTCATTGCAATGTATGATGGTTCCCATGTCCCTTTAGAACAGATGAGTGACTTTTATGGAAAG AGCTCACAAGGAAATACAATGAAGCAATTCATGGATATATTTTCCTTGCCAGAAATGACACTCCTTTCTTGTGTAAatgaatattttctgaaaaacaacATAGACTATGAACCTGTTCATCTGTACAAAGATGTCAAG GATTCAATCAGGGATGTTCACATCAAAGGAATAATGTACAGAGCAATTGAAGCAGATATTG AGAAATACATCTGCTATGCTGAACAAACTCGTGCAGTGTTAGCAAAGCTGGCTGATCATGGCAAGAAGATGTTTCTCATCACAAACAGTCCCAGCAGCTTTGT GGACAAAGGCATGAAGTTCATCGTTGGCAAGGACTGGAGGGATCTCTTTGATGTGGTCATTGTCCAGGCTGAAAAACCAAACTTTTTCAATGATAAGCGAAG ACCATTTCGGAAGGTGAATGAAAGGGGAGTCTTGCTCTGGGACAAGATTCACAAGCTGCAGAAAGGCCAGATTTACAAACAG GGTAACTTATATGAATTTTTGAAGCTTACTGGCTGGAGGGGCTCTAAGGTTCTCTACTTTGGTGACCACATATACAGTGACTTGGCA GACTTGACCCTGAAGCATGGCTGGCGCACTGGTGCGATTATTCCAGAGTTACGATCGGAGATTAAAATCATGAACACAGAGAAGTACATTCAAACCATGACCTGGCTGCAAACCTTGACAGGATTATTGGAACACATGCAG GTTCACCGTGATCCTGATTCCCAAATGATTTTAGAAGaatggaagaaggaaagaaaggaaatgag GGAGATGAACAGGAACTTCTTCAATGCACAGTTTGGAAGCATATTCAGAACTGATGAGAATCCAACTTACTTCCTGAGACGTCTCTCTAGATTTGCAGATATCTACATGGCATCCCTGAGCTGTCTCTTGAACTACGAACCTGATTACACATTTTATCCAAGAAGGACTCCTTTGCAGCATGAACTTCCTGGCTGGTCAGACCAGCTGTGCACTGGTACATTCAGAATACCTTTCCTACAAGAGACAGTTCAGATCAAATAA
- the NT5DC3 gene encoding 5'-nucleotidase domain-containing protein 3 isoform X1 has product MAAVAARALLAAGRAGAGGRRGRVLPAAGAAPLCTVAPQQQQQPSPDMKSYLWSRYKEAKRVTKELVPSIMSNMLNPDAIFSNNEMSLSDIEIYGFDYDYTLVFYSKHLHTLIFNAARDLLINEHRYPAEIRKYDYDPNFAIRGLHYDVHRALLMKIDAFHYIQLGTVYRGLSVVPDEEVIAMYDGSHVPLEQMSDFYGKSSQGNTMKQFMDIFSLPEMTLLSCVNEYFLKNNIDYEPVHLYKDVKDSIRDVHIKGIMYRAIEADIEKYICYAEQTRAVLAKLADHGKKMFLITNSPSSFVDKGMKFIVGKDWRDLFDVVIVQAEKPNFFNDKRRPFRKVNERGVLLWDKIHKLQKGQIYKQGNLYEFLKLTGWRGSKVLYFGDHIYSDLADLTLKHGWRTGAIIPELRSEIKIMNTEKYIQTMTWLQTLTGLLEHMQVHRDPDSQMILEEWKKERKEMREMNRNFFNAQFGSIFRTDENPTYFLRRLSRFADIYMASLSCLLNYEPDYTFYPRRTPLQHELPGWSDQLCTGTFRIPFLQETVQIK; this is encoded by the exons ATGGCAGCGGTGGCGGCGCGGGCGCTGCTGGCGGCGGGCAGGGCgggcgcgggcgggcggcggggccgcgtCCTGCCCGCCGCGGGcgccgctcctctctgcaccGTGgccccgcagcagcagcagcagccgtcGCCCGACATGAAGAGCTACCTGTGGTCGCGCTACAAGGAGGCCAAGAGGGTCACCAAGG AGTTGGTTCCTTCAATTATGAGTAACATGCTGAATCCAGATGCTATTTTTTCAAACAATGAAATGAGCCTGTCAGACATTGAAATTTATGGGTTTGATTATGACTACACCTTGGTCTTTTATTCTAAACATCTGCACACGCTCATATTCAATGCTGCTCGAGATCTTCTTATTAATGAGCATCGG TATCCTGCAGAAATAAGGAAGTATGATTATGATCCCAATTTTGCCATCAGAGGTCTTCATTATGATGTGCACCGG GCATTATTAATGAAGATCGATGCTTTTCATTATATTCAACTGGGAACAGTTTACAG aggCCTCAGTGTTGTCCCAGATGAAGAAGTCATTGCAATGTATGATGGTTCCCATGTCCCTTTAGAACAGATGAGTGACTTTTATGGAAAG AGCTCACAAGGAAATACAATGAAGCAATTCATGGATATATTTTCCTTGCCAGAAATGACACTCCTTTCTTGTGTAAatgaatattttctgaaaaacaacATAGACTATGAACCTGTTCATCTGTACAAAGATGTCAAG GATTCAATCAGGGATGTTCACATCAAAGGAATAATGTACAGAGCAATTGAAGCAGATATTG AGAAATACATCTGCTATGCTGAACAAACTCGTGCAGTGTTAGCAAAGCTGGCTGATCATGGCAAGAAGATGTTTCTCATCACAAACAGTCCCAGCAGCTTTGT GGACAAAGGCATGAAGTTCATCGTTGGCAAGGACTGGAGGGATCTCTTTGATGTGGTCATTGTCCAGGCTGAAAAACCAAACTTTTTCAATGATAAGCGAAG ACCATTTCGGAAGGTGAATGAAAGGGGAGTCTTGCTCTGGGACAAGATTCACAAGCTGCAGAAAGGCCAGATTTACAAACAG GGTAACTTATATGAATTTTTGAAGCTTACTGGCTGGAGGGGCTCTAAGGTTCTCTACTTTGGTGACCACATATACAGTGACTTGGCA GACTTGACCCTGAAGCATGGCTGGCGCACTGGTGCGATTATTCCAGAGTTACGATCGGAGATTAAAATCATGAACACAGAGAAGTACATTCAAACCATGACCTGGCTGCAAACCTTGACAGGATTATTGGAACACATGCAG GTTCACCGTGATCCTGATTCCCAAATGATTTTAGAAGaatggaagaaggaaagaaaggaaatgag GGAGATGAACAGGAACTTCTTCAATGCACAGTTTGGAAGCATATTCAGAACTGATGAGAATCCAACTTACTTCCTGAGACGTCTCTCTAGATTTGCAGATATCTACATGGCATCCCTGAGCTGTCTCTTGAACTACGAACCTGATTACACATTTTATCCAAGAAGGACTCCTTTGCAGCATGAACTTCCTGGCTGGTCAGACCAGCTGTGCACTGGTACATTCAGAATACCTTTCCTACAAGAGACAGTTCAGATCAAATAA
- the NT5DC3 gene encoding 5'-nucleotidase domain-containing protein 3 isoform X3: MVSDFLKLVPSIMSNMLNPDAIFSNNEMSLSDIEIYGFDYDYTLVFYSKHLHTLIFNAARDLLINEHRYPAEIRKYDYDPNFAIRGLHYDVHRALLMKIDAFHYIQLGTVYRGLSVVPDEEVIAMYDGSHVPLEQMSDFYGKSSQGNTMKQFMDIFSLPEMTLLSCVNEYFLKNNIDYEPVHLYKDVKDSIRDVHIKGIMYRAIEADIEKYICYAEQTRAVLAKLADHGKKMFLITNSPSSFVDKGMKFIVGKDWRDLFDVVIVQAEKPNFFNDKRRPFRKVNERGVLLWDKIHKLQKGQIYKQGNLYEFLKLTGWRGSKVLYFGDHIYSDLADLTLKHGWRTGAIIPELRSEIKIMNTEKYIQTMTWLQTLTGLLEHMQVHRDPDSQMILEEWKKERKEMREMNRNFFNAQFGSIFRTDENPTYFLRRLSRFADIYMASLSCLLNYEPDYTFYPRRTPLQHELPGWSDQLCTGTFRIPFLQETVQIK; the protein is encoded by the exons AGTTGGTTCCTTCAATTATGAGTAACATGCTGAATCCAGATGCTATTTTTTCAAACAATGAAATGAGCCTGTCAGACATTGAAATTTATGGGTTTGATTATGACTACACCTTGGTCTTTTATTCTAAACATCTGCACACGCTCATATTCAATGCTGCTCGAGATCTTCTTATTAATGAGCATCGG TATCCTGCAGAAATAAGGAAGTATGATTATGATCCCAATTTTGCCATCAGAGGTCTTCATTATGATGTGCACCGG GCATTATTAATGAAGATCGATGCTTTTCATTATATTCAACTGGGAACAGTTTACAG aggCCTCAGTGTTGTCCCAGATGAAGAAGTCATTGCAATGTATGATGGTTCCCATGTCCCTTTAGAACAGATGAGTGACTTTTATGGAAAG AGCTCACAAGGAAATACAATGAAGCAATTCATGGATATATTTTCCTTGCCAGAAATGACACTCCTTTCTTGTGTAAatgaatattttctgaaaaacaacATAGACTATGAACCTGTTCATCTGTACAAAGATGTCAAG GATTCAATCAGGGATGTTCACATCAAAGGAATAATGTACAGAGCAATTGAAGCAGATATTG AGAAATACATCTGCTATGCTGAACAAACTCGTGCAGTGTTAGCAAAGCTGGCTGATCATGGCAAGAAGATGTTTCTCATCACAAACAGTCCCAGCAGCTTTGT GGACAAAGGCATGAAGTTCATCGTTGGCAAGGACTGGAGGGATCTCTTTGATGTGGTCATTGTCCAGGCTGAAAAACCAAACTTTTTCAATGATAAGCGAAG ACCATTTCGGAAGGTGAATGAAAGGGGAGTCTTGCTCTGGGACAAGATTCACAAGCTGCAGAAAGGCCAGATTTACAAACAG GGTAACTTATATGAATTTTTGAAGCTTACTGGCTGGAGGGGCTCTAAGGTTCTCTACTTTGGTGACCACATATACAGTGACTTGGCA GACTTGACCCTGAAGCATGGCTGGCGCACTGGTGCGATTATTCCAGAGTTACGATCGGAGATTAAAATCATGAACACAGAGAAGTACATTCAAACCATGACCTGGCTGCAAACCTTGACAGGATTATTGGAACACATGCAG GTTCACCGTGATCCTGATTCCCAAATGATTTTAGAAGaatggaagaaggaaagaaaggaaatgag GGAGATGAACAGGAACTTCTTCAATGCACAGTTTGGAAGCATATTCAGAACTGATGAGAATCCAACTTACTTCCTGAGACGTCTCTCTAGATTTGCAGATATCTACATGGCATCCCTGAGCTGTCTCTTGAACTACGAACCTGATTACACATTTTATCCAAGAAGGACTCCTTTGCAGCATGAACTTCCTGGCTGGTCAGACCAGCTGTGCACTGGTACATTCAGAATACCTTTCCTACAAGAGACAGTTCAGATCAAATAA